Proteins encoded in a region of the Paenibacillus wynnii genome:
- the rpoC gene encoding DNA-directed RNA polymerase subunit beta' encodes MLDVNNFEFMKIGLASPEKIRSWSRGEVKKPETINYRTLKPEKEGLFCERIFGPQKDWECHCGKYKRVRYKGVVCDRCGVEVTRAKVRRERMGHIELAAPVSHIWYFKGIPSRMGLALDMSPRSLEEIIYFASYVVTDPGETPLEKKQLLSEKEYRSYREKYGYGFHAGMGAEAVKKLLQDIDIDKELEFLKEELRTAQGQRRNRAIKRLEVIEAFRNSGNKPDWMIMDVLPVIPPELRPMVQLDGGRFATSDLNDLYRRVINRNNRLKRLLDLGAPDIIVQNEKRMLQEAVDALIDNGRRGRPVTGPGNRPLKSLSHMLKGKQGRFRQNLLGKRVDYSGRSVIVVGPYLKMYQCGLPKKMALELFKPFVMKELVNKGLAHNIKSAKRKVERVSPEVWDVLEEVIREHPVLLNRAPTLHRLGIQAFEPILVEGHAIRLHPLVCTAYNADFDGDQMAVHVPLSAEAQAEARILMLASGNILNPKDGKPVVTPSQDMVLGTFYLTMDNKEEKGTGMILRTVNEAVSAYQRGTAGLHARVAIPVKALGKTCFTEQQQGAMMITTVGKIIFNEIYPSSFPYINEATKTNLLHGTPEKYFIYEKGADIRQLIMDAPEASAVGKEYLGLIIARCFETYHTTKTSVILDKIKQLGFTYSTRSGVTVAVSDVIVPEEKAQILKESEDKVDVVANQYRRGLITNEERYDRVIEIWSKTKDDLTTVLLKSMDRFNSIMLMVDSKARGNKSQITQLGGMRGLMATPSGRIFELPIKANFREGLTVLEYFISTHGARKGLADTALRTADSGYLTRRLVDVAQDVIVREEDCGTDKGFMVARIQDGKEIIEDLYDRIEGRYCFETIRHPETGEIIVHRNDLIDSDKSEEIINAGITKLQIRSVLSCRARHGVCKKCYGRNLATGKHVEIGEAVGIIAAQSIGEPGTQLTMRTFHTGGVAGDDITQGLPRIQELFEARNPKGQATISEVDGVIKEIRETKDRREIEVQGEAESKTYSITYGSRLRVTVGQEIEAGDELTDGSIDPKEMLRIKGIRGVQNYILQEVQRVYRNQGVEINDKHVEVMIKQMLRKIRIIDAGDTTLLPGAFADIHEYEAANKEAILSGKEPAVAKPVLLGITKASLETDSFLSAASFQETTRVLTDAAIKGKVDKLLGLKENVIIGKLIPAGTGMNRYRNVKLSNANEESSKESLETVPAE; translated from the coding sequence TTGTTGGACGTTAACAATTTTGAATTTATGAAAATCGGACTTGCATCTCCGGAGAAAATTCGTTCTTGGTCCCGCGGAGAAGTTAAGAAACCGGAAACCATTAACTATCGTACGTTGAAACCGGAAAAAGAAGGTCTTTTCTGCGAACGCATCTTCGGACCGCAAAAAGACTGGGAATGTCATTGCGGTAAATACAAACGCGTCCGTTATAAGGGCGTTGTATGTGATCGCTGTGGCGTTGAAGTAACACGCGCTAAGGTACGCCGTGAGCGTATGGGTCATATTGAACTGGCAGCTCCTGTATCGCATATCTGGTACTTCAAAGGTATTCCGAGCCGTATGGGTCTGGCACTTGATATGTCTCCAAGATCTCTGGAAGAGATCATTTACTTCGCATCTTATGTTGTAACTGATCCAGGTGAAACTCCTCTTGAGAAGAAACAACTGTTGTCCGAGAAGGAATATCGCAGCTACCGTGAGAAATACGGATACGGATTTCACGCGGGTATGGGTGCAGAAGCCGTCAAAAAACTGCTTCAAGATATCGATATCGACAAAGAGTTGGAATTCCTCAAAGAAGAGCTGCGTACGGCTCAAGGCCAACGTCGTAACCGGGCGATTAAACGTCTGGAAGTTATTGAAGCATTCCGCAATTCCGGCAACAAACCGGATTGGATGATCATGGATGTTCTTCCGGTTATTCCTCCGGAGCTTCGTCCGATGGTCCAATTGGATGGTGGCCGTTTTGCTACGTCTGACTTGAATGACTTGTACCGCCGTGTAATTAACCGGAACAACCGTCTGAAAAGACTGCTTGACCTCGGTGCTCCTGATATTATCGTGCAAAATGAAAAACGGATGTTGCAGGAAGCTGTCGATGCATTGATCGACAACGGTCGTCGCGGCCGCCCGGTAACGGGTCCTGGTAACCGTCCTCTTAAATCCCTCAGCCATATGCTGAAGGGTAAACAAGGACGTTTCCGTCAGAACTTGCTAGGTAAACGGGTGGATTACTCCGGTCGTTCTGTTATCGTAGTTGGACCTTACCTGAAAATGTACCAATGCGGTCTGCCTAAAAAAATGGCTCTAGAATTGTTCAAGCCGTTTGTCATGAAAGAGTTGGTTAACAAAGGACTGGCTCATAACATAAAGAGCGCTAAACGCAAAGTTGAGCGTGTAAGCCCTGAAGTATGGGATGTACTTGAAGAAGTTATTAGAGAGCATCCAGTACTGCTTAACCGCGCACCAACACTTCACCGTCTCGGTATTCAAGCCTTTGAACCGATTCTAGTAGAAGGTCATGCTATTCGTCTTCACCCTCTCGTATGTACGGCTTACAATGCCGACTTTGACGGTGACCAAATGGCGGTGCACGTACCTCTGTCTGCAGAAGCGCAAGCGGAAGCTCGTATCTTGATGCTGGCATCCGGTAACATCTTGAACCCTAAAGATGGTAAGCCGGTTGTTACTCCTTCGCAGGATATGGTCCTTGGTACGTTCTACTTAACCATGGACAACAAAGAGGAAAAAGGCACAGGAATGATTCTGCGTACCGTGAATGAGGCTGTTTCAGCTTACCAACGGGGTACAGCAGGTCTTCACGCCCGTGTAGCTATTCCTGTTAAGGCATTAGGTAAAACTTGCTTTACGGAACAGCAACAAGGCGCAATGATGATTACGACTGTCGGTAAGATTATCTTCAATGAGATCTATCCGAGCAGCTTCCCGTACATCAATGAAGCTACCAAAACGAACTTGCTGCACGGCACACCTGAGAAATACTTTATCTATGAAAAAGGCGCGGATATCCGTCAGTTGATTATGGATGCTCCGGAAGCCAGTGCTGTAGGTAAAGAATACTTGGGTCTGATTATTGCCCGCTGCTTCGAAACCTATCACACGACCAAAACATCTGTGATTTTGGATAAGATCAAACAGCTCGGCTTCACCTACTCCACACGTTCCGGTGTTACGGTTGCCGTATCGGACGTTATCGTGCCGGAGGAGAAAGCTCAAATCCTGAAAGAATCCGAAGATAAGGTCGATGTGGTTGCTAACCAATATCGCCGCGGTCTGATTACCAATGAAGAGCGGTATGACCGTGTCATTGAGATTTGGTCCAAAACTAAGGATGATCTTACTACCGTACTTTTGAAATCGATGGATCGTTTCAATTCCATCATGCTCATGGTTGATTCCAAGGCACGGGGTAACAAATCGCAGATCACTCAGCTGGGCGGTATGCGGGGACTGATGGCAACACCATCAGGTCGGATTTTTGAACTTCCAATTAAGGCGAACTTCCGTGAAGGTCTTACGGTCTTGGAATACTTTATCTCCACTCACGGAGCGCGTAAAGGTCTAGCCGATACAGCACTTCGTACCGCTGACTCCGGTTACTTGACACGTCGTCTCGTAGACGTAGCGCAAGACGTTATCGTTCGTGAGGAAGATTGCGGAACAGATAAAGGCTTTATGGTTGCACGTATTCAAGATGGTAAAGAGATTATCGAGGATCTATATGACCGTATCGAAGGCCGTTATTGCTTCGAAACGATCCGCCACCCAGAAACAGGTGAGATCATCGTACATCGCAACGATCTTATTGACTCCGATAAATCGGAGGAAATTATCAATGCAGGCATCACCAAATTGCAAATCCGTTCAGTATTGAGCTGTCGTGCCCGTCATGGCGTATGTAAGAAGTGCTATGGTCGGAACTTGGCTACTGGTAAACACGTTGAGATTGGTGAAGCGGTTGGTATTATCGCAGCACAATCTATCGGAGAACCAGGAACCCAGCTTACCATGCGTACGTTCCATACCGGTGGTGTTGCCGGAGACGACATTACCCAAGGTTTGCCGCGTATTCAAGAGTTGTTTGAAGCCCGGAATCCAAAAGGTCAGGCGACAATCAGTGAGGTTGACGGCGTAATCAAGGAAATCCGTGAAACGAAGGACCGTCGCGAAATTGAGGTTCAAGGTGAAGCAGAATCCAAGACTTACTCTATCACTTACGGCTCACGCCTGCGTGTTACCGTTGGACAGGAAATTGAAGCTGGTGATGAACTGACAGACGGTTCTATCGATCCTAAGGAAATGCTGCGTATTAAAGGTATCCGCGGGGTACAGAACTACATTCTGCAAGAAGTGCAGCGTGTATATCGTAACCAAGGCGTTGAAATCAATGATAAGCACGTTGAAGTAATGATCAAGCAAATGCTGCGTAAGATCCGCATTATTGATGCCGGTGATACCACATTGCTGCCAGGTGCTTTTGCAGATATTCATGAATATGAAGCTGCCAACAAAGAAGCAATTCTATCCGGTAAAGAGCCAGCAGTTGCAAAACCTGTATTGCTCGGTATTACCAAAGCATCGCTTGAGACAGATTCCTTCCTGTCTGCCGCATCTTTCCAAGAGACTACACGTGTCTTGACAGATGCAGCGATCAAAGGAAAAGTGGATAAGTTGCTTGGACTGAAAGAAAATGTTATTATCGGTAAGTTGATTCCTGCCGGTACAGGTATGAATCGATACCGTAATGTAAAACTAAGCAATGCCAACGAAGAAAGCTCGAAAGAGTCATTAGAGACTGTTCCGGCTGAATAA
- a CDS encoding ribosomal L7Ae/L30e/S12e/Gadd45 family protein, producing MTDDRGLQDAQVKIGTKQTVKAVEMGLAAEVYVAEDGDQRLTSKIVMLCSKQGVKVTYVDTMLNLGKACGIEVGAAMAAVLKQ from the coding sequence ATGACTGATGATAGAGGACTACAGGATGCTCAAGTCAAGATCGGGACCAAGCAAACCGTCAAGGCGGTTGAGATGGGCCTAGCCGCAGAAGTCTATGTGGCAGAGGACGGAGATCAACGGCTTACTTCCAAGATTGTTATGCTTTGTAGTAAACAAGGCGTCAAAGTCACTTATGTGGATACGATGCTGAATTTAGGCAAAGCCTGCGGAATTGAAGTGGGCGCTGCTATGGCAGCCGTCTTAAAACAATAG
- the rpsL gene encoding 30S ribosomal protein S12 produces MPTINQLVRKGRQAKIEKSKSPALQKGYNALKRESTNLSAPQKRGVCTRVGTMTPRKPNSALRKYARVRLTNRLEVTAYIPGIGHNLQEHSVVLLRGGKVKDLAGVRYHIVRGALDTAGVANRMQARSKYGAKRPKAKK; encoded by the coding sequence ATGCCAACTATTAATCAATTGGTTCGTAAAGGCCGTCAAGCCAAAATCGAGAAATCTAAATCTCCCGCTCTTCAAAAAGGTTATAACGCCCTTAAGCGTGAGAGTACAAATTTGAGCGCCCCGCAAAAACGCGGTGTGTGCACTCGTGTAGGTACTATGACTCCACGTAAACCTAACTCAGCACTTCGTAAGTATGCCCGTGTTCGTTTGACGAACCGTCTCGAGGTAACAGCTTATATCCCGGGTATCGGACATAATCTACAAGAGCACAGTGTTGTATTACTTCGCGGAGGTAAAGTAAAGGACCTTGCAGGGGTTCGTTATCATATCGTTCGTGGCGCTTTGGATACAGCAGGTGTAGCTAACCGTATGCAAGCTCGCTCTAAATATGGCGCGAAGCGTCCAAAAGCTAAAAAGTAA
- the rpsG gene encoding 30S ribosomal protein S7, translating to MPRKGPVTKRDVLPDPLYNSKLVTRLINRIMLGGKRGVAQSILYNSFKLIQERTGKDPMEVFEAAIKNIMPVLEVKARRVGGANYQVPIEVKPERRTALGLRWLVNYSRNRGEKTMEERLAAEIIDASNNTGASVKKREDTHKMAEANKAFAHYRW from the coding sequence ATGCCACGCAAAGGTCCAGTTACTAAGAGAGACGTATTGCCAGATCCGTTGTATAATAGCAAGTTGGTTACTCGTTTGATCAACCGCATTATGCTGGGTGGTAAAAGAGGTGTCGCTCAAAGCATTCTGTACAATTCGTTCAAGTTAATTCAAGAACGTACGGGTAAAGATCCGATGGAAGTTTTCGAAGCTGCCATCAAGAATATCATGCCGGTTTTGGAAGTAAAAGCTCGCCGTGTCGGTGGTGCTAACTACCAGGTGCCGATTGAGGTTAAACCTGAAAGACGTACTGCTTTGGGATTACGTTGGCTTGTAAACTACTCACGCAACCGCGGTGAGAAGACTATGGAAGAGCGTTTGGCGGCTGAGATCATCGACGCTTCCAACAACACAGGGGCTTCCGTTAAGAAACGTGAAGACACACACAAAATGGCTGAAGCAAACAAAGCGTTCGCTCACTACCGTTGGTAG
- the fusA gene encoding elongation factor G produces MAREFSLKNTRNIGIMAHIDAGKTTTTERILFYTGRTHKIGEVHEGAATMDWMEQEQERGITITSAATTAAWKGYRINIIDTPGHVDFTVEVERSLRVLDGAVGVFSAKEGVEPQSETVWRQADRYGVPRIAYVNKMDIIGADFLNVVQAMRERLMANAVAIQLPIGAENDFIGIIDLVEQRAHIFKDDMGRDVEETDIPAEYLEQVAELRLELIEKVAELDEDLTMKYLEGEEITVPEIKAALRKGVVEVKIFPVIVGSSYRNKGVQLMLDAVIDYLPAPTDVPSITGHLDDGTETIRQSSDEAPFSSLAFKIMTDPYVGKLTFFRVYSGVLESGSYVLNATKNKRERIGRILQMHANSRQEISVVYSGDIAAAVGLKDTSTGDTLCDEKHPVILESMNFPDPVIEIAVEPKTKADQDKLGVALGKLTEEDPTLRAHTDEETGQTILAGMGELHLEIIIDRMRREFNVETNVGKPQVAYRETFKAPARVEGKFVRQSGGRGQYGHVWVEFEPLEAGIGNTFESKVVGGSVPREYIAPALAGIEEAMKNGVIAGFPLVDVKATVVDGSYHDVDSNEMAFKIAGSMALKAAKEKCKPVLLEPIMKVEVTVPEEYMGDVMGMLSSRRGRIEGMDSRGGAQIIRSKVPLSEMFGYSTTLRSGTQGRGVFSMELSHYEEVPKSISDEIVAKNKGGE; encoded by the coding sequence ATGGCAAGAGAGTTCTCCTTAAAAAATACACGTAACATCGGGATCATGGCTCATATTGATGCTGGTAAAACAACTACCACAGAGCGGATTCTTTTCTACACAGGCCGTACGCACAAAATCGGTGAAGTTCACGAAGGTGCTGCTACAATGGACTGGATGGAACAAGAACAGGAGCGCGGAATTACCATTACTTCCGCTGCTACTACCGCTGCTTGGAAGGGCTACCGCATTAATATCATTGATACCCCGGGACACGTTGACTTCACTGTTGAAGTTGAACGTTCCCTTCGTGTATTGGATGGAGCAGTAGGCGTATTCAGTGCGAAGGAAGGCGTTGAACCTCAGTCTGAAACCGTATGGAGACAGGCTGACCGTTATGGCGTTCCTCGTATCGCATATGTAAACAAGATGGACATCATTGGTGCGGACTTCCTTAACGTTGTTCAAGCTATGCGCGAACGTCTTATGGCGAATGCAGTAGCTATTCAACTTCCAATCGGTGCTGAGAATGATTTCATTGGAATCATCGATTTGGTTGAACAAAGAGCACATATCTTCAAAGATGATATGGGCCGCGACGTTGAAGAAACAGATATTCCAGCTGAATATCTGGAGCAAGTTGCTGAATTGCGTCTTGAGTTAATCGAGAAGGTAGCAGAACTTGATGAAGATCTAACGATGAAATATCTGGAAGGTGAAGAAATTACAGTTCCAGAAATCAAAGCAGCTCTGCGCAAAGGCGTAGTAGAAGTTAAGATTTTCCCTGTAATTGTTGGATCCTCATACCGCAACAAAGGGGTTCAGCTTATGCTGGACGCTGTTATTGATTACTTGCCAGCTCCTACCGATGTACCATCTATCACGGGTCACCTTGATGATGGAACTGAAACGATTCGTCAATCTTCGGATGAAGCGCCGTTCTCATCTTTGGCATTTAAAATCATGACAGATCCTTATGTCGGCAAACTTACGTTCTTCCGTGTATATTCAGGTGTCCTGGAATCCGGATCTTACGTATTGAATGCTACTAAGAACAAACGGGAACGTATTGGACGTATCCTGCAAATGCATGCTAACAGCCGCCAAGAGATTTCCGTTGTATACTCTGGTGACATCGCTGCAGCTGTAGGTTTGAAAGATACTAGTACTGGTGATACACTGTGTGATGAGAAGCATCCAGTAATTCTGGAGTCAATGAACTTCCCTGATCCGGTTATCGAAATCGCTGTTGAACCAAAAACCAAAGCCGACCAAGATAAATTGGGCGTTGCTCTCGGTAAGTTGACTGAAGAGGATCCAACTCTTCGTGCACATACTGATGAGGAAACTGGCCAAACCATCCTGGCAGGTATGGGTGAACTTCACCTTGAAATTATTATCGATCGTATGCGCCGTGAATTCAACGTTGAGACTAACGTTGGTAAACCACAGGTAGCATATCGTGAGACTTTCAAGGCACCAGCTCGCGTCGAAGGTAAATTCGTTCGCCAATCCGGCGGTCGCGGTCAGTATGGTCACGTATGGGTTGAGTTTGAACCTCTCGAGGCAGGTATTGGCAATACATTCGAAAGTAAAGTTGTCGGTGGATCGGTTCCTAGAGAGTACATCGCTCCTGCACTTGCTGGTATTGAAGAAGCTATGAAAAATGGTGTCATCGCAGGCTTCCCGCTTGTTGATGTTAAAGCCACTGTCGTAGATGGTTCATATCATGATGTTGACTCCAACGAAATGGCATTTAAAATTGCCGGATCAATGGCACTCAAAGCGGCTAAAGAAAAGTGTAAGCCTGTACTGCTTGAGCCAATCATGAAAGTGGAAGTAACTGTTCCTGAGGAATATATGGGCGATGTAATGGGTATGCTGAGTTCCCGTCGCGGAAGAATCGAAGGTATGGATTCCCGTGGTGGAGCGCAAATTATCCGGTCTAAGGTGCCTCTTTCCGAAATGTTCGGATACTCCACAACCCTCCGTTCTGGTACACAAGGACGCGGCGTATTCTCGATGGAACTCTCTCACTATGAAGAAGTTCCTAAATCCATTTCGGATGAGATCGTTGCTAAGAACAAAGGCGGAGAATAA